ATTCATCGGGTATCCGGCGCGGTTGTCCTTCCTTGGTGATCATCACAGCCTCAACCTTCGCTTCTGAAAGCAGCCGCTCACCACAGGTAATCTTCTGCGCCATGATAACCCGTGCGCCACGGATTTCGCTGACACGGGTTTCAATCAGAATGAGATCATCCATTTTCGCAGGTGACTTGTAGTCGATCTCCATACGGCGAACGACCCAAACCATTTCTTCGCCAAGCGAACCTTCGGCAAGCTCAATATGATGAACATCCTGCAAGCGCAGAAAGTCGGTGCGGCCACGTTCGTAAAATTCGAGGTAGCGACCATGATAGACAAAGCCGGAAAAATCCGTGTCGGCATAATAAATGCGGGCATAGAGATAATGCGTGCCGTCTTTCAACTCGCCTGCAATCTGTGCATGTTCCATATCTATTCGTCTTCCATGAAAAGGCCAAACTGCGATTGCTGCGCGGCTTCAGCGGGCGCGGCAAGCCCCAGATGTTGCCATGCAAGATTGGTCAGCACACGTCCACGCGGTGTGCGCTGCAAAAAGCCCTGCTGGATCATATAAGGTTCGATAATGTCTTCAATCGCATCACGCGGTTCTGACAGTCCGGCAGCGATGGTTTCAATACCGACTGGCCCACCACCGAAATTGCGCGCAATCATATCAAGATAACGCCGGTCAAGCTGATCGAACCCGCGGTTGTCCACCTCAAGACGCGACAAAGCCTCGTCGGCAATCTTGCTGTCGATGACATCGGCACCTGCGACCAGCGCGAAATCACGAACGCGGCGCAACAGACGCCCGGCGATACGCGGGGTACCACGTGAACGACGGGCCACTTCCAACGCACCATCCGGCGAAATACCCATCTGCATAATGCGTGCGCCACGGCGCACAATATATTCGAGTTCTTCGACGGTATAGAAATTGAGCCGTGTCGGAATACCAAAACGATCACGCAGCGGCGTCGTCAAAAGCCCCAGACGTGTGGTTGCTGCGACCAGCGTAAATTTCGCGAGATCAATCTTCACCGAACGCGCTGCTGGCCCTTCACCGATAATCAGATCAAGCTGAAAATCTTCCATCGCAGGATAGAGAATTTCCTCGACAGCCGGGCTGAGACGATGAATTTCATCGATAAACAACACATCGCGATCTTCAAGATTTGTCAAAAGCGCTGCTAGATCACCGGCCTTTGCGATAACCGGACCAGAGGTCGAACGGAAATTGACACCAAGCTCCTTGGCCATAATCTGCGCGAGCGTGGTCTTGCCTAGTCCTGGGGGACCGACAAACAGCACGTGATCGAGTGCTTCGCCACGCACCTTTGCAGCTTCAATAAAAACTTTGAGATTGGCGCGGGCAGCAGCCTGCCCGACAAAATCGTCCAGCGTTTGCGGGCGCAATGTCGTGTCGGCGTCTTCACCACGCAAGTCAGCATCGATAAGTGGGTTGCGGTCGCTCATGCCAGTCCTCTCGCATGAACATTCAATTCAGACAAGCCACTCAACGCGACAGTTCCTTCAAACCAAGACGAATGAGCTTGGCCGAATCGGCATCTTCACCCGCTTCTCGGAGTGCTGCGGCAACAGCATTTGCGGCCTGATCACGCGAATAGCCAAGATTGGCGAGAGCTGAGACCGCATCGCTCACCGGAGCCGATGCAGCGCCCGCGCCGATTTCCTGCTTAAGGCCGATTGTGCCGCTGGCTTCCCCCGCAAAGGCCGGAGCCTTGTTCTTCAACTCAGTCACAATGCGTTCGGCAACTTTTTTACCAACGCCCGGCGCCCGCGAAACCATCGCGAGATCACGAAGCGCAATTGCATTTGCAAGTTCAGGCGGCGTCAATGTTCCGAGCACGGCGAGTGCCACCTTGGCACCAACCCCCTGCACGTTCTGCAACAGGCGGAACCATTCGCGTTCAAGCTGTGATCCGAAACCATAAAGGCGGATCATATCCTCGCGCACATATGTCTCAATGAGCAGCACCGCCGCCTCGCCTTCTCCACCCAAATTACCGAGTGTGCGGGAAGAACAGAACACAACATAGCCAACGCCATGCACGTCGATGACGGCATGATCATCAGCAATTTCATCGATCACGCCTTTAAGCTTGCCGATCATTTTATATCTATCCTGCTAATAACGCTTGCATACGACGTGCGCTGACAATGCTCTGACGATGATGCGCATGGCAAATAGCAATGGCAAGCGCATCGGCAGCATCGCTCGTATCGAACGTTGCGCGCGGCATCAAAACCTTCACCATCATATGAATTTGCTGCTTTTCGCCATGCCCCACACCAATCACCGCCTTCTTGACGGCATTCGGCGCATATTCCGCAACCGGCAGCCCAGCCTGTGCGGGCGCCAGAAGTGCAATACCACGCGCCTGACCAAGCTTCAGCGTCGCCGTCGCATCTTTGTTGACGAATGTATGCTCAACGGCTGCTTCATGGGGCATGAATTCATGCAGGACGTTGGACAGTCCATCATGCAACTGGCACAGTCTCGATGCGAGATCCATCTCAGCATTCGAGGTCACAGTGCCGGAGCCGATAAAATGCAGAGAATTTCCAAGCGATTCGACAACACCCCAGCCGGTACGGCGGAGCCCCGGATCAATACCAATGATGCGAATCGTTTCTTTCATAAGTGAACCCTATCCTCAGACAGGTTCACTTGACAGCATAAATGTGAACAAAAGAGAAACATTGCATCCGAAGATGCAATAAGACTGCGTAGATTTTACTTAAGACGCGCCAAAAGCAGTCTTCAGCAGCACAATCTGATCGGAAACCGGATTTCCACGCGGCACACTCTGCAAAGCTACAACTTCACCATAGACGTTGCGATCCATGCGGCGAACACGCGCCTGGAGACGAATCGAGCGCTCAACAAGCTCAGTGAAAGCATAAGGCAACTCATTCCAGCCCGGTGCGACGTCGCCAGCCGAAGGCGTATCAAGACGAACTTTGGCCTTTTCAACTTCAACCTGCTTGCGGGACATTTCACCATTGCGCGCTGCACGCTGCAAAAGAAGCCATGAAGCAACCTGCATGAGACGTGTCGTCAGGCGCATCGATTCGGCCGCATAAAGGGTCGAGGCAACACGCGAGAGATTGCGCGCTTCCTCACGGCCTTCGCCGTCGAGATAGCTGGCTGCTTCCTCAACCATGTCCATGCCTTCACTGTAAATCGGCTTGAACGAATCTGAGAAAACCATGCGCTCAGCGAGGCTGATCATATTGCCCGGAATGTGTACCTGTTCGCTAATCACTGCTCTGCCACCTTACATAAACGCATTTGCGAATATTTTGTTGCCCGCGCACCGTCAAAATGTGCGTGAGATAATAGAATGAGCTGCCGTTCGATCATGGGGAGAGCTGGGACGGAACAGCTTGATCGGGCGAGTCCACGACAAACTGCACCTTCATGCACCGTCGCGCAAGTTTATGTTTAACATTCGGTTAATTTTTAAAATGCTTTTGAATAAACTGTGAAAGTCATTGACGCCAGATTTGCCAGAAAACAGGCGATTCCCTCAAAACCATAAAAAAAAGAGCCGCAAAGGCGGCTCTCAGGAGTTTAACAGGGAGGCGTCAAACAAAGTGGCTTCACCACTCGGTAAGAATCCAGCCGAACTGGATGTAAACCATTAAACGCCGTTAAGATTAATGATTGGTTAATTCTGAGCGCAAGCTGTGGAATAATCCGCAAACAAAAAAGCCGCCCGAAGGCGGCTTTTAATTATATTTGCTGAAGTGCCGGTTTTGGATTGGCTCCAATCGAGGCCTTTGAACCTTCCGCAGCGGGTTTTGCGGCAGGCTTCTTGCCCCAGCCAATGGTTGGGAGCCACTCGAGATAATAAGCCAGCGCGAACTGCATCACCACACCCGTTGCAATAAGCAGCGCGTCGTATGGCAGGCCACCCGGATTAACAAGCTTCATAACCTGCGCAACCATCGCCAACAGCGTACCGGCAATAAACACCGGCAGCGAATGCTTGCCGAGAATTGCGAGCGGATTGTCCGGCGAAGTACGCGCAATGCTGTTGAGCGTTGGAACGACAGCAATCAGATAAGCCATGGCGAGCACATGTAGAAGACGTGGAGCCGACAGAAACGTCTTGTCAAAACCGGTCAGAACTGCGGGCATGCCCATTGAAACATCAATGCCCCAAAGCGGAATGCGAACCCAAGCCAGCGAAAGAACCAGATAACCAACAGCCGCTGCAATCAATGTAGGATTGGTCGGCAGCTTGCCACCACGACGCACATGGATTGTGCCAGCAATACCGATAGCAAATAGGAACTGCCACGATAGTGGGTTGAGGAACCAGACGCCTTCAGTCGGATAATTGACCGGAGCAACATGATAGATACCGGCAAGCAACCACACCATACCTGATACGCCGAGCATCAGCGACAGGCTGATACGCGCGAGCAAAAGCAGCAGTGGTGTGATTAGCAGCACAACCGCATACATCGAGAGAATATTGTTATAACCAAGCTGATGACCAAGCGTAACCAGTCCGAGAAGTGCCTCAACCGGCTGCTTAACCAGTGGGCCAATATTGATCTGCGTCAGAAGCTCACGATGCTTGAGGAAAATCGCGGCGGAGGCAAAAATACCGATTGTCGCGAGCGTCGTCATGATGTGCGCGGTATACAGCACACAGGCACGACGCCACATTTTCAAAGTCAGCATTAGACGATTGCCCGGAGCAAACTTCGACCCATAGGCCAGTGCCACCGCCATGCCTGAAATCAGAACAAAAGCTTCTGCCGAATCCGAAAAGCCGAGATTCTTATGCGTGAAATGCTCGAAAAAGGTTCCGGGCACATGATTGATGAAAATCGTAAGCAGTGCCAGCGCGCGAAACACATCAATGCGTGTGTCGCGGACTTTTGGCACTATTTTCGCCGTTTCATTCGTCATTTCGCCTGCCTGCTGATTGTTTTCATTCTGCGTTAGCGCAGCACTTATTGCCGCCTATATAACGGGTAATTCGGTCAGAACGCGGTTGGTTCCAATCAACTTTCGTTCCAGTGGATAACATTATGCCAACACAGCCGTTTCCCACACCCACAACAAAAGCGTTACAATGCAAAGGGGCTGTTCAAGCAACGCCTCTTACTTTATGCCCGAATTCCATCAACATTTTTCGCTAGGTTTGGTTTATGAACGCGCCAACTGCTAAACAAAACATTGATCGCTGCCGCCTTTTGCTGGTTGGACCACCCATCGCAAATGGGGATGCACTTGCAAAACTGTTGTCGGCAGCCTTGTCGGGTGGCGACGTTGCAAGTGTGATTCTCGACGGAACCGATCTGGATGAAGCCACATTTCAGGCATCAGCCCAGAAGGCCGTTTCCGTCATTCAGGAAAAAGGCGCTGCCGCGATCATCCTAAACGATACGCGCATTGCAGGCCGCGTTGGTGCCGATGGCATCCACATTGAAGGCAAAGCGGCAGAGCTTGCTGAAGCAATCGAAAAGCACACGCCAAAATTCATCGTTGGCACAGGCAATCTGCGTGATCGCCATAGTGCTATGGAAATCGGTGAATTGCAGCCTGATTATGTTTTCTTCGGCAAGATTGGCGCTGACAACAAGCCGGATGCACACCCGCGCAACCTGTCTCTGGCTGAATGGTGGTCTGAGCTGGTTGAAATTCCAAGCATCGCACAGGCCGGTAACACCTTGGAAAGCGTCATCGCTGCCGCGCAAACTGGTGCAGATTTTGTCGCCCTTGGTAGTGCCATATTTGAAGCGGAAAACCCCGCAGAGGCTGTCGCTGAAGCCAACCGGCTTCTTGATGAACACGCCCCTCGTTTTGAAAATTAAATTCGGCAAGGTTTCGTACGCCCCCATGAAGAGCAAAATTCTTCTCACCACAGCTTTGATATTCGCTGCGTCTGTTCCGGCTGTTCATGCTGCCGGAACTGCTGGTGAACCCGCAGGCGTACAAAAGAAACACGACAAGAAAAGCGATAAGCCTGCTGAAAAGCCCAAGATGCTGCCGCAACCAGCATCGACCAGCGCTTTGCCAGCAATTGACCCAAGCCGGTTTGGCGATAAGCCCAGCGATGAAGCCTTTGGTGCCTATCAGCGTGGGCTGTATCTGACCGCATTCAATCTGGCGAAACCAAAAGCTGAGCAAGGCGATCCGGCTTCACAGACACTTGTCGCAGAAATTTACGCGCGCGGTCTGGGTGTCCCTGCCGATCAGAAAAAAGCTGCCGAATGGTATGCCAAAGCTGCCGATAAAGGCGTGCATGAAGCGCAGTTCCGCTACGCCGCCCTGTTGCTTCAAGGCCGCTACGTAAAAAAAGATACAGCGAAGGCCACGGAGTTAATGCAAAAGGCCGCCGAAAGCGGCAATGCCATGGCGCAGTTCAATTATGGCCAGCTGCTCATGATGAAAGCGACGACTGCTTCCGGCATCGATGCTGCTTTCCCTTGGTTTGAGAGAGCTGCTACCGCGCAGCTCGCCGATGCTGAATATGCTTTGAGCCAGATTTACGCCAACGGCACCGACAAAATACCGCATGACGACAAGAAGGCGCGTGAATATCTGCTGCGCGCTGCGCGCAAGGGTTATGACACTGCGCAATACGATCTCGCAAACTGGCTCATTCAGGGTCGTGGTGGTGATCGCAATTACGAGCAGGGCTTTGGTTGGATGCAGATTGCCGCCCAGCGCGGCATGGTGATGGCGCAGGCATGGCTTGCTCGTCTTTATCGCGATGGTATCGGCACGGATGGTGACACAGTCAAATCCGCAGCATGGTATATCGTTGCTCAGCGCGCCGGTTATCGCTCACCAGACCTCAATGACATGATGGATGGTTTAGCTGATGATCAGCTTAAGCAGGCAATCCAGATCGCAAACAATCTCCGCGTTCGATAAAACCAGACAGTTTTTTGATGAGCTGACACGCTGATTTGCGGCTCAGGCTTGCACAAAGCGCTATTTTATGGTCTTGGAGAGCCCGATTATCGTGGTTCGAGTTAAAGATGGACGCAATCCCCGCAAATAAGCGGGAGATTGCCTTTCTGTCGTGATGCGCCGGGCCGCAACAGTTTCACATTTACTCCCGGATTAATCTTATGAAGATCAATGGTAACGAAATCCGCCCAGGCAATGTTATCGAACATGATGGCGGCCTGTGGGCAGCGGTTAAGACCAATGCAGTCAAGCCTGGTAAAGGCGGCGCCTACAATCAGGTTGAACTCAAGAACCTTATCACCGGCACCAAGCTCAACGAACGTTTCCGCGCAGCTGAAACCGTAGAGCGCGTTCGTCTGGAACAGAAGGACTTCTCGTTCCTTTACGAACAGGGCGAAGCGCTGGTTTTCATGGATACCGAAACCTACGAACAGCTTGAGCTGCTGAAGGATTTCGTTGGTGACCGCGCCGCCTTCCTTCAGGACGGCATGATGGTTACCGTTGAACTCTACGAAGAAAAGCCAATCGGCATTCGTCTTCCTGATCAGGTTACACTTGAAATCGTCGAAGCTGATCCGGTCGTCAAAGGCCAGACGGCAGCTTCTTCTTACAAGCCGGCTGTTCTTGAAAACGGCATCCGTATCCTCGTTCCACCATTCATCGAATCGGGTGAACGCGTGATCGTTGATACCAACGAACTGACCTACGTCAGCCGCGCATAATCGAATATTTGAAATCATGCGGCGCCTGCAAATTGGGCGCCGCAGTCCATTCTCTTTGAAGAGAAATGCGACAGTTCTTTCTCAGCTTGCTCAGTTCTGAGTGCCATAGGTTTGATCTCATCAAATCGGCGCTCTGTGATTTATCAACGCGCATCTTTTTCGAAAGCAAGCTCCAAGGCTTCGGAATGCGCTTCTAAAAGGACGATCAGATGGCGCGTTCAGCCCTTCTCAATGTTATGGTTCAGGCCGCTATGAAAGCCGGACGCGGTCTCGCGCGCGACTTCGGCGAAGTGCAGAACCTTCAGGTTTCCCTTAAAGGTCCAGGCGATTATGTCAGCCAGGCCGACCGCAAAGCCGAAAAAGTCATTTACACCGAACTGAGCCGCGCCCGCCCGGATTTTGGCTTCCTGATGGAAGAATCGGGTGAGGTTGAATCGAAAGACGGACAGCATCGCTGGCTGGTCGATCCACTCGACGGCACCACAAACTTCCTGCATGGTATTCCTGTTTTCGCAGTCTCTATCGCTCTTGAGCGTCAGGGACAGATCGTTGCTGGCGTGATTTACAACCCAGCTATGGACGAGCTTTACACCGCTGAACGCGGCGGCGGCGCATTCCTCAATGATCGTCGTCTGCGCGTTGCGGCCCGCAACAAGCTGGTTGATTGCGTTATCGGCACCGGAATCCCGCATCTCGGTCGTCCCGGCCACGGCCAATACCTTGTCGAACTGCGCAATGTCATGGCTGAAACATCGGGCATTCGTCGCATGGGTGCCGTTGCACTTGATCTTGCTTATGTCGCAGCAGGTCGCCTTGATGGCTTCTGGGAAGACGGCATGCATCCTTGGGATCTCGGCGCAGGCATGTTGATGATCCGCGAAGCTGGTGGCTTTGTATCCGACAAAAAGGGTGGCCAAGACATTTTTGGCACCAAGACCATTGTTGCTGGCAATGAAATTATTCAGAAAGCATTGCTTAAAACGGTCAACAAGCCAATCTGATCCGCTTCCTATTTCTATGTTTTACTGCGCTCCGGTATTCCAACCGGGGCGCATTATTTTTTCGCTTTAAGCGATTCCGCTTCGCTAAATTATGCAGTAGGCTCCCCCGCGACAGATTATCCCAACGGATATCCATGGAGCCAAACGCATGAGCGATCTGAGACTTTCACGGGAACGCCTCGACGATGCACGGGACTATGACCCCTACCGCCTGAGCAGCCCGAGAATTGTCATTCTATCCATGGTGATCTTTCTCATCATTGTTGCATTCCTTGCAGCGATTCTGATGCGGCAGATCCATACGTTCTTCGTCACCAATCCCGGCCTGAATGGTCTGATCTTTGGCGTGCTGCTCATCGGCATTCTGCTCGCTTTCGGGCAGGTGCTGCGACTTCTGCCAGAAATCCGCTGGGTCAATTCATTCCGCGATGGTGAGCGCGATGGCACGACACGCCCGCCGGTGCTTCTTGCGCCAATGCGCGCTCTGATCGGTCGCAGGCAATCCATGGCACTGACGACCACTTCAACCCGATCCATTCTCGAATCGATTGCCACCCGCCTTGATGAAAGCCGCGATATTTCACGCTATCTGATTGGCCTTCTGGTGTTCCTCGGCCTACTGGGTACTTTCTGGGGCCTGCTCGAAACAGTTGGCTCTATTGGCCAAACCATCCAGTCACTCGACCCGAGTTCGGGCAGCACAACCGATGTGCTTGATTCGCTCAAAGCCGGATTGCAAGCGCCGCTATCAGGTATGGGAACGGCGTTCTCGTCGTCGCTGTTTGGCCTTTCCGGCTCACTGATTTTGGGCTTCCTCGATTTGCAATCGGGCCGCGCGCAAAATCGATTCTATACCGAGCTTGAAAACTGGTTGTCATCGGTGACCGACCTTGGTTCGGATATCAGCACCGATGAGCATCTCGGCGGCATTCGTAGCCTGGCAGAGCATGTGCAGAACCTGCAAGGTGGCGAGGCTTCCAGCCAGCGCACGACAGCAGCGCTTGCCAATCTTGCGGAAGGCATTCAGGGGCTGGTCAAGAGTATGCGCAGCGAACAGCAGCTGATGCGCGACTGGGCTGAGAAGCAAACGGAAGAGCAACAGGCCATCCGTGAAACACTTGGTCGTCTCAATGACGCCATTGCCTCCAGAGCCCCTGCCGAGCGCGCTCCAGGTCGCCCTAGTGACAGCAAACGGCCGGAGTAAGCAGCATGGCTCTAGGCCGTAACCGCCGCCCGCAACGTCATGTCGATTATTGGCCCGGCTTTGTCGATGCACTGACAACATTGCTGCTGGCCATCATGTTCCTGCTTACAGTCTTTGTGCTGGGTCAGTTTTTATTGAGCCGCGATGTCGATAGCAAAGATACCGCTCTCGCACGCCTCAACAGCCAGATACAGGAACTCACCCAGCTTCTCTCGCTCGAAAAAAGCAACTCTCAGGACATGCAGGACACGATTGCCAATCTGCAAGCATCCTTGTCAGGTGCCGAGAGCGAGCGTTCCCGCTTGCAAGCTCTGCTCAATGAAGGCAGTGGTGCTGGTGCTGCCGCTGAAAAACGCGCCGGGGAACTCAGCCAGAGCCTAGATGCAGAAAAACAGGTGAGCGCACGCGCGCTTTCGCAAGTTGAATTGCTCAACCAGCAGATTTCTGCACTTCGTCGTCAGATTGCGGCACTGGAAGATGCACTCAATGCGTCAGAATCACGCGATCGCGAGTCAAACGCCAAGATCGCCGATCTCGGTCGCCGCCTGAACGTGGCGCTTGCACAGCGCGTGCAAGAATTGAACCGCTATCGCTCCGACTTCTTTGGTCGTCTGCGGGCGATTCTGTCCGACAAAGAAAACATCCGCATCGTCGGAGACCGTTTCGTGTTTCAGTCGGAAGTTCTTTTCCCGACTGGCTCGTCTGATCTCAATCCCGCTGGACTGGAGGAGATGAAGAAGCTTGCCGAGGCGGTCATCGCACTCAATCAGGAAATCCCGGATGACATCAACTGGGTTCTGCGTGTGGATGGACATACTGACAATGTGCCGCTCGCAGGCACTGGTCGCTTCCGCGACAACTGGGAGCTTTCCTCAGCGCGTGCGACAGCTGTCGTCAAAGACCTGATCGCCAACGGTGTTCCGCCCAACCGACTGGTTGCGGCGGGCTTTGGCGAATACCAGCCGCTTGATAATGCAGATACGCCCGATGCCCGCGCCAGAAACCGCCGCATCGAGCTAAAACTGACTGAGAGATAGAAATAAAGGGGCGCTTAGCCCCTTTATTTATTTCCCGAAAACGCCGGAACCAGCTTCAAATTGCAGCTTGGCAAGGCGGGCATAAATGCCACCCTTTTCAACCAGCGTCTGGTGGGTTCCCTCTTCGACAATCTGGCCCTTATCGAGCACCAGAATGCGGTCGGCTTTGAGAACGGTTGCAAGACGATGCGCCACGACCAGCGTCGTGCGATTATCCATCAGGCTATCGAGCGCTTTCTGCACCAGCATTTCGCTTTCGGCGTCAAGCGCCGAAGTCGCTTCATCGAGCAATAAAACGGGTGCCGCCCGCAGAATCGCACGCGCAATCGCGATACGCTGGCGCTGACCGCCTGAGAGCGTTACGCCACGTTCGCCGACTTCCGTGTCATATCCCTTGTCGAGTGCCAGAATAAAATCATGTGCAAGTGCTGCTTTTGCTGCGGCTTCGATTTCCGCATCACTCGCGCCCGGCTTACCAAAGCCGATATTTTCGCGAATGCTGGTGGCAAAGATCACAACGTCTTGCGGCACAACTGCAATGCGCTCACGCACCTTAGCCGGATCGGCATCTGGCAAAGCCACACCATCCATACGCACAGAACCTGTCTGAGGATCATAATAACGCATCACCAGCGAGAAGATCGTGCTTTTACCAGCGCCCGACGGGCCAACAATCGCAACCGTCTCACCGGGCTTTACAGCGAAGCTCACACCATTGAGCGATGGCGCATCGGGACGCGTCGGATAAGAAAAGTGCACATTATCGAAGCTAATGTCGCCCCGCGCTGGTTGCGGAAGAGCAACTGGCTTTAACGG
This genomic stretch from Brucella pseudogrignonensis harbors:
- the efp gene encoding elongation factor P, with the translated sequence MKINGNEIRPGNVIEHDGGLWAAVKTNAVKPGKGGAYNQVELKNLITGTKLNERFRAAETVERVRLEQKDFSFLYEQGEALVFMDTETYEQLELLKDFVGDRAAFLQDGMMVTVELYEEKPIGIRLPDQVTLEIVEADPVVKGQTAASSYKPAVLENGIRILVPPFIESGERVIVDTNELTYVSRA
- a CDS encoding flagellar motor protein MotA, which produces MSDLRLSRERLDDARDYDPYRLSSPRIVILSMVIFLIIVAFLAAILMRQIHTFFVTNPGLNGLIFGVLLIGILLAFGQVLRLLPEIRWVNSFRDGERDGTTRPPVLLAPMRALIGRRQSMALTTTSTRSILESIATRLDESRDISRYLIGLLVFLGLLGTFWGLLETVGSIGQTIQSLDPSSGSTTDVLDSLKAGLQAPLSGMGTAFSSSLFGLSGSLILGFLDLQSGRAQNRFYTELENWLSSVTDLGSDISTDEHLGGIRSLAEHVQNLQGGEASSQRTTAALANLAEGIQGLVKSMRSEQQLMRDWAEKQTEEQQAIRETLGRLNDAIASRAPAERAPGRPSDSKRPE
- a CDS encoding thiamine phosphate synthase, producing MNAPTAKQNIDRCRLLLVGPPIANGDALAKLLSAALSGGDVASVILDGTDLDEATFQASAQKAVSVIQEKGAAAIILNDTRIAGRVGADGIHIEGKAAELAEAIEKHTPKFIVGTGNLRDRHSAMEIGELQPDYVFFGKIGADNKPDAHPRNLSLAEWWSELVEIPSIAQAGNTLESVIAAAQTGADFVALGSAIFEAENPAEAVAEANRLLDEHAPRFEN
- the ruvC gene encoding crossover junction endodeoxyribonuclease RuvC, whose amino-acid sequence is MKETIRIIGIDPGLRRTGWGVVESLGNSLHFIGSGTVTSNAEMDLASRLCQLHDGLSNVLHEFMPHEAAVEHTFVNKDATATLKLGQARGIALLAPAQAGLPVAEYAPNAVKKAVIGVGHGEKQQIHMMVKVLMPRATFDTSDAADALAIAICHAHHRQSIVSARRMQALLAG
- a CDS encoding tetratricopeptide repeat protein, translating into MKSKILLTTALIFAASVPAVHAAGTAGEPAGVQKKHDKKSDKPAEKPKMLPQPASTSALPAIDPSRFGDKPSDEAFGAYQRGLYLTAFNLAKPKAEQGDPASQTLVAEIYARGLGVPADQKKAAEWYAKAADKGVHEAQFRYAALLLQGRYVKKDTAKATELMQKAAESGNAMAQFNYGQLLMMKATTASGIDAAFPWFERAATAQLADAEYALSQIYANGTDKIPHDDKKAREYLLRAARKGYDTAQYDLANWLIQGRGGDRNYEQGFGWMQIAAQRGMVMAQAWLARLYRDGIGTDGDTVKSAAWYIVAQRAGYRSPDLNDMMDGLADDQLKQAIQIANNLRVR
- a CDS encoding peptidoglycan -binding protein, giving the protein MALGRNRRPQRHVDYWPGFVDALTTLLLAIMFLLTVFVLGQFLLSRDVDSKDTALARLNSQIQELTQLLSLEKSNSQDMQDTIANLQASLSGAESERSRLQALLNEGSGAGAAAEKRAGELSQSLDAEKQVSARALSQVELLNQQISALRRQIAALEDALNASESRDRESNAKIADLGRRLNVALAQRVQELNRYRSDFFGRLRAILSDKENIRIVGDRFVFQSEVLFPTGSSDLNPAGLEEMKKLAEAVIALNQEIPDDINWVLRVDGHTDNVPLAGTGRFRDNWELSSARATAVVKDLIANGVPPNRLVAAGFGEYQPLDNADTPDARARNRRIELKLTER
- a CDS encoding DUF1465 family protein, which gives rise to MPGNMISLAERMVFSDSFKPIYSEGMDMVEEAASYLDGEGREEARNLSRVASTLYAAESMRLTTRLMQVASWLLLQRAARNGEMSRKQVEVEKAKVRLDTPSAGDVAPGWNELPYAFTELVERSIRLQARVRRMDRNVYGEVVALQSVPRGNPVSDQIVLLKTAFGAS
- the ruvA gene encoding Holliday junction branch migration protein RuvA, producing MIGKLKGVIDEIADDHAVIDVHGVGYVVFCSSRTLGNLGGEGEAAVLLIETYVREDMIRLYGFGSQLEREWFRLLQNVQGVGAKVALAVLGTLTPPELANAIALRDLAMVSRAPGVGKKVAERIVTELKNKAPAFAGEASGTIGLKQEIGAGAASAPVSDAVSALANLGYSRDQAANAVAAALREAGEDADSAKLIRLGLKELSR
- the ruvB gene encoding Holliday junction branch migration DNA helicase RuvB produces the protein MSDRNPLIDADLRGEDADTTLRPQTLDDFVGQAAARANLKVFIEAAKVRGEALDHVLFVGPPGLGKTTLAQIMAKELGVNFRSTSGPVIAKAGDLAALLTNLEDRDVLFIDEIHRLSPAVEEILYPAMEDFQLDLIIGEGPAARSVKIDLAKFTLVAATTRLGLLTTPLRDRFGIPTRLNFYTVEELEYIVRRGARIMQMGISPDGALEVARRSRGTPRIAGRLLRRVRDFALVAGADVIDSKIADEALSRLEVDNRGFDQLDRRYLDMIARNFGGGPVGIETIAAGLSEPRDAIEDIIEPYMIQQGFLQRTPRGRVLTNLAWQHLGLAAPAEAAQQSQFGLFMEDE
- a CDS encoding inositol monophosphatase family protein, yielding MARSALLNVMVQAAMKAGRGLARDFGEVQNLQVSLKGPGDYVSQADRKAEKVIYTELSRARPDFGFLMEESGEVESKDGQHRWLVDPLDGTTNFLHGIPVFAVSIALERQGQIVAGVIYNPAMDELYTAERGGGAFLNDRRLRVAARNKLVDCVIGTGIPHLGRPGHGQYLVELRNVMAETSGIRRMGAVALDLAYVAAGRLDGFWEDGMHPWDLGAGMLMIREAGGFVSDKKGGQDIFGTKTIVAGNEIIQKALLKTVNKPI
- a CDS encoding YbgC/FadM family acyl-CoA thioesterase — its product is MEHAQIAGELKDGTHYLYARIYYADTDFSGFVYHGRYLEFYERGRTDFLRLQDVHHIELAEGSLGEEMVWVVRRMEIDYKSPAKMDDLILIETRVSEIRGARVIMAQKITCGERLLSEAKVEAVMITKEGQPRRIPDEWRDAFTKA
- a CDS encoding OpgC family protein, whose amino-acid sequence is MTNETAKIVPKVRDTRIDVFRALALLTIFINHVPGTFFEHFTHKNLGFSDSAEAFVLISGMAVALAYGSKFAPGNRLMLTLKMWRRACVLYTAHIMTTLATIGIFASAAIFLKHRELLTQINIGPLVKQPVEALLGLVTLGHQLGYNNILSMYAVVLLITPLLLLLARISLSLMLGVSGMVWLLAGIYHVAPVNYPTEGVWFLNPLSWQFLFAIGIAGTIHVRRGGKLPTNPTLIAAAVGYLVLSLAWVRIPLWGIDVSMGMPAVLTGFDKTFLSAPRLLHVLAMAYLIAVVPTLNSIARTSPDNPLAILGKHSLPVFIAGTLLAMVAQVMKLVNPGGLPYDALLIATGVVMQFALAYYLEWLPTIGWGKKPAAKPAAEGSKASIGANPKPALQQI